DNA from Rosa rugosa chromosome 6, drRosRugo1.1, whole genome shotgun sequence:
tggcctttatgagggaaaaaactagttggtgaccttagagcatctccaacattAATATTTATATTCATAGTTAAAAATAGCTAAAAGTGAAATATAACTAGTTAGCtattgagttatgctccagcagaatacctaaattctaagttaaatttaggttttagttaaattttctctcatcctagctaaatatagctagaaaATTTAGcaaaagctaaatttaacttttgtttagtgatgtgctcatattttcctatatttctttgcctcttaatcttagtatttatgcttagtcctccttatttcgagtcatttatgttgttatagtgtttttgtaggtttgtctcataaagagaagaaaagaagctacaATGAGCTAACTATgattgaaagacgcccaggtcccagaatctgtctgtgcagaacatccaacttcgccgaattactgggagttacccagatcgaatcagacaatgagccttatatgtatggaaagctacggatgtctactttctgtagaattttacggatctcattttcgatacttctggagaaagttatgattatttgagtgaagataggtcggacaggaaatctgctcgggaatttacaaccattcgtggagaactcaagtttcgTAGtgcaagatcatcaatcctaatgtttcaaggaagttaattcagatgaggattcaatgatgaacttattcctacttctacaagagatatttcaaggttttcccattccaaatgaagaaaggaatctaaatccaagttttacaaggaaacatgaagccaaagatgagcagaaatcttccctatataagggagcacgaatttacatgagaaagagagtctcgggagcacaatgtagacgcctaaggagcagaaacgactcatccatcttccccttccattctttttatatatgtttttcctatgttttacttagttatcttttgttaaaccttttctagggttaggataatgctctatcatgattgtttatgtactttgatgttttattgatggatttatagtttctttatgatgaatgcttaatcactatttgaattgatgctttatgtttaagttctttgattgatcaccttagggctttgcatatagtaattggaagacaaatttgaagcagagatgcaatataatttgattagcttcttgtgattaagtgtggtaaattacattattacttgagaaagactaatggtttgcttgattcccttgtttttcaaagcgtaatgagtcttgcatgttaaatttatatctgagaaggataaactgcatagttaggatataagatctttacccgagagggagagcatcatacacttaaggaaaactatggtctagagtacctgagaaggacttagatacgagaattatcatctagagaaacaaaagaatatgttaattgcattgaaacataaataggattgttagtggttgattcgaaaaccctaggtttatcattatttgtttgtttctttaattctcaaattatttgtttattgaaaaaacccaaaaatcaatatcttctttagtttgattgtttatgtgtttttgtgtttggattaattaggttaggatttaaattgattatcaatcctcagttggaacgacctcgtacttgcacactatactaacgacgattcgtgcgcttgcgagttttaattaaaatttcacaacatttaggtattctgctggagTAGAATTTTAACCTAAaattagctaaatattaaatttattttgaaataagtagtttgttggagatgcccttatgGCTAAGAAAACATTCAAAGATTCACATATAAGTGATTAACCCATTTTTTTTATTCCAAATAGTACCTCAAGTATTGCGTTGTTACCAAATATAATACTTAtgttcttctcaaaaaaaaaaaaaatataatactTATGTTACTTTCCCATTAAAATCATCTGCGTtacatgtattttttttttataaaaactCCAAATTATACCCAACTATTGCAAAATGTTATTTTTGATACTcataatttttttgttattattattattattatttttacccAAATGGTACCTCAAGGAGAGTTAAACGAGTTACCCCGCCCCTCTCCCTCTGTCATTCTTAGATCTTGGAAGCCAACATGTTGGCCGGAGACATGGAGAGGTTGTACCTATCTGACGGCGAATCTTACGAAGGAGTCGAAGACGATGAAGATGGCATGGAGTCTGACACTGAATCTTTCGACGAAGTCGAAGACAGTCATGGAGGCGCGCGTGCACGCAGTAGTATGGAGGCTACCATTCAGAAAATTAAAAACGACAAAGAACAAGCCTATGCTCTTAAGGAGAGTCTTGATTCTGATGAGGCCATTATTGGAAGGCTCAACAAGTTTGCTGCTTCTCCCTCCTAACTACCAAGCCAGATCTCGTGTGATGGCACCTCCTTTGGTACTGTATATGGGAGGCTTGATTTCGTATATGATGGGATGAAGATGAATTGTCGGACATCTAGGGTTACCATCCCCCACGACCTTAATATGGTTAGTGAAATAAATAGTGATGCATTGTTCATCTTGTTGATTGACCATCCTCTAATGCTTATATACTGGAAAGAGAGGCTCGGTTTGCAGAGCGCTTTCCATGCATCATTGTGTTTATCAATCAAGTACATGGACAGCCTGCTAACACTACGGGGCTTTTCTTgatggagatgaagatgaagttTCCGAACATGCCGATGCTGGCTCTTGTTAATTCTAGTCCAGAAGGAGTGAAGATGTTACCTTCACTCGAGGGACATGTCAAGTGGTTAGGAATCAGAAGGGACGATTTTGCCAAATATAAAATACCTACCAATGTCGACACGCCACTGACTGAAGTTGACATCAAGTTGGCGAGACATCTCTTGCAGGAAGAACGTGTCCAAAAGAATCCGGTATTGCGTGATGAGCTGAATCACATGGTAGCCACGGAGAGTATGGTAGAATCTGATGCTGTGCTAGCTTTGGGGGCACCCTTCTTGTATCAGGTTTATTTACCACTCAAACTTCAGTATATGGATTGGCAATGAGTTAACGTATTTGAGGTAAGTCACCCCCACATTCTATATCTCCGGCTATCATATATTAGGCTTAAGAATTGATTGCTTAGACTTTTTGGCTAATACTCTTCAGAATTGATCGCTTTTATTTgccttgttcttgttttgtatGGAGCAAATACAATgggaaaaattgaaaaactatAGTTTCTTGTTTCCTAAAGCTGTGATTGTCTACAAGTACACAAGAAAGTGTCTTTTATATATGTACCCTGCTTGATTTTCCAATCTTCGTCCTTACGAATTAAACACGAGTGTTCTTTAGGAATGATATGAAACACTGCATATCCTAATTCTAAAAACTTGTCTTTGTGTCCACCAaggttcctttttttttatttttttattttcctattCTCTCTTTATTATGTTAAAGCAGTTAAGTTTGATTGACAATTGTGTTCAAACATTGCGATGGATGCCTAATTATTTGCATGGAACAATAGATTGATACTAGTGCTGATAAGATCCTCTGGTCCagtgttttctgttttcttagTTTTGGAACTACAGATTGTGTCATAATGCATATCTAATATACTAAGATACAAATTTATAGATAGATGGATAATGTACATTGATATCCGGATTCACCGAGGACAAGGAGTTTGCTGTTGAATGAAGAATGTCTCAATACAATAGGAGAACACAATATTTCATTATCTCAGAAAACATTCGCTTCTGCCATTCTGCTAGTAACAAAAACACACACGGGCAAGAATAAAGTTATTTAGACCACTCAATTTCTCATTATGTCATCTTTAAGTATTCTGTCTTTGGCTTGTTTGAATTTGTTAGTATTCTGTGTATGTGGTATTGGACATCTAAATCTTTTCTTTAATTAGAAGAAATATATGAGGTCTAGTCTATGAGGTTGAACGGGGTTAAAGATAAAACTATACCCTGGGGGTTCTGATTTGCAAGCTAGACGAGCTTTTAACACTGAAAGAATGCTTTGACATAATTTCAAGACCAAGGTTTCTTGCAGTTTGATTGCCT
Protein-coding regions in this window:
- the LOC133716814 gene encoding DNA topoisomerase 6 subunit A-like, yielding MERLYLSDGESYEGVEDDEDGMESDTESFDEVEDSHGGARARSSMEATIQKIKNDKEQAYALKESLDSDEAIIGRLNKEARFAERFPCIIVFINQVHGQPANTTGLFLMEMKMKFPNMPMLALVNSSPEGVKMLPSLEGHVKWLGIRRDDFAKYKIPTNVDTPLTEVDIKLARHLLQEERVQKNPVLRDELNHMVATESMVESDAVLALGAPFLYQVYLPLKLQYMDWQ